In one window of Vanrija pseudolonga chromosome 5, complete sequence DNA:
- the GPI18 gene encoding GPI mannosyltransferase 2 — MPPPSHRHRTDKGGSTIVKPTGAAPLKNLQQRYDTALVVASTAGSWALSLVALYALDHVVAPFDSSHLVGAGSGKRPGLRWDAIHFVGVATGGYVHEQQLAFQPGWHGLLRLFGSAVASVRGRGVATVTTDDVLAGALLLSLLARVVANLALYHLTRTLFGRRAALTTSLLYALPPAPATLCAPYTESVYAAFFFSGLYATACRRYVVAALLFAGMTSVRATGVFAGLVLAWQVVVVDLDLFAALRRDGGGIVPKALARLVYAAALYAIIVAPFLAFQAYSYLSFCVPTPTRPWCSATLPFAYSFVQREYWNVGPFRYWTLSQLPNFAMAGPVLYITLKGLFTHLGSIASSSLSRIAHLDTGIYLHQLLMMALLIVSSHTQIALRLAATDPVVWWTVAASALGNKGDLGKTAKVWLWWVCIWGAVSLVLWSGHYPPA; from the exons atgccgccgccatcgcacCGACATCGGACAGACAAGGGAGGGTCGACGATAGTCAAGccgacgggggcggcgcctCTTAAAAATTTACAGCAGCGATACGAcaccgcgctcgtcgtcgcgtcgacggccggcAGCTGGGCACTctccctcgtcgcgctgtaTGCTCTCGACCACGTCGTGGCGCCGTTCGACTCGAGCCACCTCGTCGGagccggcagcggcaagcgCCCCGGCCTGCGCTGGGACGCGATCCActtcgtcggcgtcgcgacgggCGGGTATGtgcacgagcagcagctcgccttCCAGCCTGGCTGGCacgggctgctgcggctcttcggctcggcggtcgcgagcgtgcgcggACGGGGCGTGGCCACTGtcaccaccgacgacgtgctcgccggaGCACTACTTCTcagcctgctcgcgcgcgtcgtggccAACCTCGCGCTGTACCA TCTCACCCGCACCCTCttcggccggcgcgcagcactcaccacgtcgctgctgtacgcgctcccgcccgccccagcgACCCTGTGCGCGCCGTACACCGAGTCGGTGTACGCCGCGTTCTTCTTCTCCGGCCTGTATGCGACTGCTTGCCGGCGGtatgtcgtcgccgcgctcctgtTCGCTGGGATgacgagcgtgcgcgcgacgggcgtgTTCGCTGGCCTTGTGCTCGCGTGGcaggtcgtcgtggtcgactTGGACCTGttcgcggcgctgcggcgcgacggtGGGGGC ATCGTGCCCAAGGCCCTTGCCCGCCTCgtgtacgccgccgcgctctaCGCCATCATCGTCGCGCCGTTCCTCGCCTTCCAGGCCTACTCGTACCTCTCGTTCTGCgtgcccacgcccacgcggCCCTGGTGCTCTGCGACCCTGCCATTCGCGTACAGCTTCGTGCAGCGCGAGTACTGGAACGTCGGGCCGTTCCGGTACTGGACGCTGTCGCAGCTGCCCAACTTTGCCATGGCGGGGCCAGTGCTGTACATCACGCTCAAGGGCCTCTTCACGCACCTCGGATCGattgcctcgtcgtcgctgagcCGCATCGCACACCTCGACACGGGCATATACCTCCACCAGCTGCTCATGATGGCGCTGCTCATCGTGTCGTCGCACACCCAGatcgcgctccgcctcgcggccaccGACCCCGTCGTGTGGTGGaccgtcgcggcgtcggctttGGGGAACAAGGGTGATCTCGGCAAGACGGCCAAGGTGTGGCTCTGGTGGGTGTGTATCTGGGGTGCGGTGTCGCTCGTCCTCTGGTCCGGGCACTACCCGCCGGCgtag
- the YNL010W gene encoding putative phosphatase — MSGLPRPELHKDAKFVFLSDWDGTITDRDSNDLLIDTLGMGPDNRRALNAKVVTGEGNFRDAFSAMLGSIKVPFAQCTETLRQNIRLDPGFEEFYYWCKAHGVPVIIVSSGMAPNIRAVLSHLMGEEEASQIEIIANDVRFTDPQQKGDEWEIVWRHPESGFGHDKSQSIIPYRELQSRPTIFFAGDGVSDLSAARHADLLFTKVAPGVDSDLLKYCKREGIPHVRFATFKEILADVKKVVEGQATTQEIIAAAEKEEAKN; from the exons atgtccggcctcccccgccccgaGCTGCACAAGGACGCAAAGTTCGTCTTCCTGTCCGACTGGGACGGAACGATCACGGACCGCGACTCGAACGACTTGTTGATCGACACGCTGGGCATGGGGCCTGATAACCG CCGCGCACTCAACGCAAAGGTCGTGACGGGCGAAGGCAACTTCCGGGACGCGTTCTCCGCCATGCTCGGCAGCATCAAGGTGCCGTTTGCGCAGTGCACCGAGACATTGAGGCAGA ACATCCGCCTCGACCCAGGCTTCGAAGAGTTCTACTACTGGTGCAAGGCGCACGGCGTGCCCGTCATCATCGTGTCGAGCGGCATGGCGCCCAACATCCGCGCGGTGCTCTCGCACCtcatgggcgaggaggaggcgtcGCAGATTGAGATCATCGCCAACGACGTGCGCTTCACCGACCCGCAGCAGAAGGGAGACGAGTGGGAGATTGTCTGGCGCCACCCCGAGAGCGGGTTCGGACACGACAAGTCGCAGAGCATCATCCCCTACCGCGAGCTGCAGTCGCGCCCGACCATCTTCttcgcgggcgacggcgtgtcTGACctgtccgccgcgcgccacgccgacctcctctTCACCAAGGtcgcgcccggcgtcgactcggACCTCCTCAAGTACTGCAAGCGCGAGGGTATCCCCCACGTGCGCTTCGCTACCTTCAAGGAGATTCTTGCCGACGTCAagaaggtcgtcgagggccaGGCTACCACGCAGGAGATTATTGCTGCCgctgagaaggaggaggccaagaacTAA
- the SPCC1223.01 gene encoding E3 ubiquitin-protein ligase hel2 gives MSRRKAFDTSLSGGKAKSAPQPKTNTGLVARAVAEAAPTVAVAETPKASTAVAGTSGTATPAELDDAETCFICAEPIKYYAVGQCGHRMCHVCAIRLRVFYKRIECTFCKTLLPSLQFSRSPDATLPDGPWKKPTSAAALEKAEADAQKPENKGKRWYQGLVLPGTLDVTDFAFADEKLSVVFEDDDMMEECLLLLRFNCPYTSCSHMSNGWPGLEKHTVAEHGLVLCKICTRQLSRFSHEQVLYPPHLLGLHDPSRLQRGQKAPRPRTDEEREMVASWDAPHPMCEFCHEGFFGPDELFKHMRDKHEECFVCRQLGDRDVYFQNYAKLETHFNRDHFPCPNPVCIEKKFQVFGSEVDLRAHQIEEHGEAMSQKDRAQARQLHIDFSARPDSGPSRNGGRGGGRGFSLANTNNGRDGPHTQQIAPPPMNAAQAEQQRRQIQTDRQEEGRRRKAFNTGLTGSNGPTPSGSAGPSGRQTPVEPASGTVTPREDVDEATQSRHAALLTRVSMLVNDSQTKMASFRSAIRQFKNNESGVKDMLDTVYHVLDEDADSTAGVLREVANLFNGDGEKEKQTAILEAVNAFRAQQAEQFPQLGGGSSTGSANWGASSGRILSAKRATHTGFGRGNSRAVWDRVAAAATEAESANRPRATAGVNGRFVPGAGGRPQSPSSFPALGGAASSSRPVHSTPWASGGGGGSSSRKPTALVPQVRSTNFPTAATANRPKGLGKDGFPGLPSSSAAKSAAAERAALFNKPTPRDESIARIRGTPVARPTTPNSWGGGSTSDAADGVAELSVSDEAPTGGGGKKKGKGKQKQLLFSVSTRPA, from the exons ATGTCTCGCCGCAAAGCTTTCGACACCTCGCTCTCTGGCGGCAAGGCCAAGTCAGCGCCGCAGCCCAAGACCAACACCGGTCTCGTTGCCCGTGCCGTGGCCGAAGCTGCGCCCACAGTTGCGGTCGCCGAGACCCCAAAGGCCTCCACCGCTGTTGCAGGCACGTCGGGCACGGCTACCCctgccgagcttgacgacgccgagacctGCTTCATCTGCGCCGAGCCAATCAAGTACTATGCCGTTGGCCAGTGTGGCCACCGCATGTGCCA TGTCTGTGCTATCCGCCTCCGCGTGTTTTACAA GAGGATAGAGTGCACCTTCTGCAAGACGCTCCTCCCCTCGCTCCAGTTCTCCAGATCGCCCGACGCTACTCTCCCCGATGGCCCGTGGAAGAagcccacctcggccgcagcACTGGAaaaggccgaggccgatgccCAGAAGCCAGAGAACAAGGGCAAGAGATGGTACCAGGGACTCGTGTTGCCTGGAACGTTGGACGTCACGGACTTTGCGTTcgccgacgagaagctcAGCGTCGTGTTTGAAGACGACGATATG ATGGAAGAGTGCTTGCTCCTTCTTCGCTTCAACTGTCCCTACACCAGCTGTTCACACATGTCCAACGGCTGGCCCGGGTTGGAGAAACACACTGTGGCTGAGCACGGATTGGTGCTTTGCAAGATCTGCACGAGGCAGCTGTCCCGCTTCTCCCACGAGCAGGTTCTCTATCCGCCCCATCTCCTCGGTCTCCACGACCCTTCGAGGTTACAGAGAGGCCAGAAGGCTCCCAGGCCGAggaccgacgaggagagggagATGGTCGCTTCGTGGGATGCGCCACACCCCATGTGCGAGTTCTGTCACGAGGGCTTCTTCGGCCCCGACGAGTTATTCAAGCATATGCGCGACAAGCACGAGGAGTGCTTTGTGTGCAGGCAGCTTGGCGACAGAGACGTCTACTTCCAGAATTACGCCAAGTTGGAGACCCACTTCAA CCGCGACCACTTCCCTTGCCCCAACCCTGTGTGTATTGAAAAGAAGTTCCAGGTGTTTGGCAGCGAAGTCGACCTCCGCGCACACCAGATTGAGGAGCATGGCGAGGCCATGTCCCAGAAGGACCGCGCCCAGGCTAGGCAGCTTCACATCGACTTCTCGGCTCGCCCCGACTCGGGCCCCAGCCGCAACGGTggccgcggaggaggacgtggCTTCTCTCTTGCCAACACGAACAACGGCCGTGATGGCCCTCACACTCAGCAGATCGCCCCACCTCCTATGAACGCTGCTcaggccgagcagcagcgccgccagaTTCAGACGGACCGCCAGGAGGAgggacgccgccgcaaggCGTTCAACACGGGCCTGACGGGAAGCAACGGAccgacgccgtcggggtcggcTGGACCTTCGGGTCGCCAGACCCCTGTGGAGCCTGCCAGCGGTACCGTCACGCCCCGCGAAGATGTGGATGAGGCTACCCAGTCGAGACATGCGGCTCTTCTGACTCGCGTGTCGATGCTAGTAAACGACTCGCAGACAAAGATGGCCTCGTTCAGGTCAGCCATTCGACAGTTCAAGAACAACGAGTCTGGCGTCAAGGACATGCTCGATACAGTGTACCACGtgctggacgaggacgccgattCGACCGCAGGTGTTCTACGTGAAGTCGCCAATCTATTCAACGGCGACGGGGAAAAGGAGAAGCAAACCGCCATCCTTGAGGCCGTGAATGCCTtccgcgcgcagcaggccgagcagtTCCCGCAGCTCGGTGGAGGCAGCTCTACGGGCTCGGCCAACTGGGGTGCTTCCTCTGGACGTATCCTGTCCGCCAAGCGTGCTACGCACACTGGGTTCGGGCGCGGCAACTCGCGTGCTGTCTGGGACCGCGTTGCAGCTGCCGCAACTGAAGCCGAGTCGGCCAACCGCCCACGCGCCACAGCTGGCGTGAACGGCCGCTTCGTCCCCGGTGCGGGCGGTCGTCcccagtcgccgtcgtcgttcccTGCCCTCGGAGGAGCAGCAAGCTCTTCTCGTCCCGTTCACTCGACGCCATGGGCgtctggtggtggtggtggctcgtCATCTCGCAAACCCACGGCGCTTGTGCCTCAAGTTCGCTCGACAAACTTCCCcacggccgccacggcgAACCGGCCCAAGGGCCTCGGCAAGGATGGCTTCCCTGGCctcccgtcgtcgagcgcggccaaGAGTGCCGCGGCAGAGAGAGCCGCTCTGTTCAACAAGCCGACTccgcgcgacgagtcgatTGCGAGAATCAGAGGCACCCCCGTGGCTCGTCCCACGACGCCCAACAGCTGGGGCGGAGGCAGCACGAGTGAtgcggccgacggcgtggctGAACTCAGTGTTAGCGACGAGGCaccgacgggcggcggcggcaagaagaagggcaagggcaagcagaAGCAGCTGCTGTTCAGCGTGAGCACGCGGCCGGCGTAA